The segment GGATGATAACTATTTTGTTTGGAAAATGCtctctgatttttttctcatctgAATATTTCATGCAGGTACTTCGTGTCTATTATGATAAGCACCATCGTCGTCTTAATAGATTTCAAGGTGTTAAAAATGCAAGTGAGGAGTGTCAGCTGCCACAAAAGATACAACCTTCATCctctaagaaaagaaagaaaccctTGGGATCTAGCTCAACAAAGCGTGGCAGAGGTGATAACATAAATGCACAGCTGGACAGGCAGAGGCTTAACAAATTACCTGATGCTGCTGACCAATTCACAGTAGAAAAAGATCTTTCTTCTTCTGAACATGAGCATTTGCCAGAACTCCAGGATGATGATCACCTCGATATTCTGGAAGGACCAGGACTATCTGAAGATGAGGAATGTCCTTCTGTAATCAACCATTGTGCTTTTTCAAAGATGAAGCCAACACGCCGATCCAGGTTTCCATGGACAGATGAAGCTGATAGGTAAGTGGAAACTACTCTCTCTTTGTGGCTCAAGGAACACCTGTCTGAAGCATGTAATGGATTAATGAAGCATGGTATCTTATGATTGTCTGCTGTTAGTTCCATGTAGGATGCCTTAAAGCAAGGAAGTTAACTTTGTTGCTTGTCTATTTGATTCATTTGGGaaatataaatacatgaaaTGAATAACTTTTTTGATTAAACCACCTGCTTGGTATTTTCTGGATATTTTCTTCAAGTTCAACCACATTAGTCTACATTTGTCACCCTCTTATTTGTCTACCTGGTCAATCTGAGTTGAGTTTAGATTAGTTTTCTTTTGTTCCTGATGACTTGTTTGCTATTTTGGTACGAGTATGCTCTTTaattttctgtatttttatgttttttccttcttacAGGCAATTGGTGATCCAATATGCAAGACATCGCGCAGTTCTTGGGCCAAAGTTTCACCGTGTCGATTGGAATGCACTTCGTGACTTACCAGCAGAACCTGGAATTTGCTCGAGAAGGATGTCATCCCTGTTTAGGCAAAACACAAAATTTAGACCAGCTGTAATGAAGCTCTGCACCATGCTTGGTGAGCGCTATGCAAAGCACCTGGAGAGAACCCAGAACAGGTTTCTTAACAAAAATGACTGCAGAGGTCTCTTGCGATGCTCTGCCAGTGAAGGCCTTCATGGGAAGTTCTCCAATGCTGTTGAATGTGATGAAGAAGCAGGTTGTGAGGAAGCGTGTTGGGATGATTTCAAGGAAAAAAGTATTAGAAAGGCCTTAGAGGATGTTTTCCACTACAAGCAAGTGAGTAAATTGGATATCTCTAAGAGAGTTGGATCTGGCTCTGAAGAATGGTGTGATTTAAACACAAATGTTGAAAGACATGTATATCTCTGACACCTCTACAAtcacattttctttcttttcatctttccaGCATCTATAGTAATGcaattgaaatatcattttagtTAGAAATAACTAGACAATTAAGGTTGGCCTTCCTCTATATTTGGTTTTGGTGAATACCAGGGCTGAGTAAGGTATTCTTATTTATCTGTTGTTCTCATTGACCATGTGCATGGCTTTCCAAAGGAACACATTTCATTTATTGCAACTAACAACAGTTCCATACTAGCTACTCTTTTTCTGAGAATGGTTGCTACTCTTGAGTGCTTTCTCAAAGTGTATGGCTCAAATACATTTTCTTTCTTGCAGAATCGAATGGAATCTGAAACGGTTCTGTCAAATACTCCCAAGAAGGACATGCAGAAACTTGGCATTGGAAAACGTAAAGATTCTGCTCAAAGATCAAGACAATATCATCTTCATCAGAAGTTTACTAAGCTTTTAGACGAAGGGACTAGTGTTCGTAGACAAGTGCACAAGTCATTGGCCATTTCTAATGCTGTAGAACTATTAAAGCTTGTCTTCTTGAGCACCTCAACAGCACCAGAGCTGCAAAATCTTTTGGCAGAAACTTTACGGCGTTATTCTGAACACGATCTGTTTGCAGCTTTTAGCTACCTCAGAGTGAAAAAAATCTTGGTAAAGCATAATTTTCTATTCTCAAGTTTATTGCAGTTGCTATGTCTGGCTATGTATGTGAATTGTGGCCAAAACATGTTGAATGCTTCCTTCACCGTATCATGAGATGAGGACGCATATAACTATTTTCTGCTTGGACTCATTTGGTTTTCTAGTCTTGTAGAAAGTACTAAAATATTATCACCCTCTTTAAAGCTCCTTGCTTTTGCTTAAAGGTGAAGTATTGGTCTTTTGTTCATGTTTCTAACATCTTAGACTAATTGATACCACTGCTCTATCTCATATAtgcatttatcttttttctcaCCCTATCATTCTTATACAAGTACCTACTAATTTCGGAGTCCCTGTAGCTAAATATTTTGTAGCATGTCAGAAAGTCAACACACTTTGCTATTTGCTCTTTAAAGTGGTTGTCTTCCAGAAAATCAATTCTTAATGTACTTGTTGCTGATGCCTGAGAGGGTTTGTGCAACTGTGAACTCTGATATAACATTGCAAGCATATGAAAGGTTATTTGAGTATAACTCTACGGCTTCTTGTGTTCGAAACAGACATGTACcttgttaatatttttacttgGTTGAAAGGTGGTCATTTGTGTAAATTTGATAGTAACTTGTCTTTCAATTCCCCTGGTCTCTTGAAGCTCGTGTTTCTTGCAGATTTAATTCATTATAAATAACCTTTTTTGACTGTCTCTATTTCCATTCTACCTTTTctctcttataatttttattaatttaagttaacACTTTCACCCCTTTCATTCCTTCACTTCTTCACCATTTGACAGATTGGGGGCAGTGGTGGTCAACCTTATGTGCTATCTCAACAGTTCCTGACCAGTGTTTCTAAGTCTCCATTTCCATCTAATGCTGGAAAGAGGGCTGCTAAACTTTCCAGCTGGCTTCATGAAAGAGAAAAGGACCTTGTGGAAGGAGGGGTTGATCTTACTGCGGATTTGCAGTGTGGTGACATTTTTCAGTTGTTTGCTCAAGTTTCTTCGGGCGAGTTGTCCATTTCTCCATGCATGCCAGTTGAAGGAGTGGGAGAGACCGAAGACCTAAGAAgcttgaaacacaaaaataaggAAGATGAATTTTGTGATTGTGATAGGGGCAAAAAATTGAAATCACTGGCAGATAGTGAACTCTTTTCTCGCAGAGAAAAGGGCTTTCCTGGTATTGTGGTGTCTCTGCATCGTGCAGCAATGCAAACCATTAATTCTCTAGACTTGCTCAAAGATGGGGAGACTTGTAGCGGTGAACTTCGTTGGAATGATATGCTCAATTCTGGTTTGGGTCAGGAAATCAGCTGGAATACATCTTGTCACAACAATGGGCAGGAAATTCTGAATTTTGGCAGCACTATCCCCACAGCAGCATGGCCCAGCATGGCACCTTGGGAGGCTATGACATGCTATTTGGAATATCTGGTGCCAAAACCTTATGATCGAAATCAAATGAATCCTGATGTCTTTAGGACCATTTATGCTGCTATTCAGAAGGCTGGTGACCAGGGTTTGAGCATGGAAGAAATTTCCCAAGTTACAGGTATGCCAGTTGCTTcaggccttttcttttctccctaTCTTGTGGCTTTTTACTTCAACTCTGAAATGCACAACATTTTTCCATAAGCTCTGCTGAATATTTCAAGTCTTTCAGGAGAAAATATGCATATACAGATAATTGATGTGCTCCAGACATTTGGACGAGTTTTGAAGGTCAGTTTTACTTTTGACCATGGAGAAATtcttttattctaattaaagaAATTCTAAGATGGTGTACCTGCAACAGTGCACTTAGCTGGGGGTGTTGCAATTTTCAATACATCTTCTTGGGGTACCTTCCACTTTCCCCATGTCTGacttctattttgttattttaatagaattttCTCAAACAAGAATAGCCAGTGTTTAGATGGCAAATGTGAGAGTTAAATATCTTGGTTTGAGTGGCTGTGGGGTGATTTTTGCTCTGAGTTTATGCCAAATCCAGTGTCATCACCAAGTAGTTTCCCATAGTCCTTGTAAAAGACTGGGGAAACAGGTTGAGGTTGCTGACAACATGCTTGCGCACAAACACATTTATATCCTGGACTTTATGTCATAAACTCCcttaaatttcatttatcaaCTCAGGCCAGGTTTGGTGGCATAAACTTTAActcaagaaaaattataacgTGCTGCATTTTGTGCAGGTCAATGCTTATGAATCTGTTCGTCTGGTTGATGCATTATATCGTTCCAAGTACTTCCTGACCTCAGTGGCTGGTTCTCGTCAAGATCTGACTGCACATTCAGTGACAAAGTCCTTGGAGAGCATTGATGATGGCCATCTAACTTTGCAGCCTGAAAATTATGTAGTTGCTACTAGTTCACAAAGGGAAGTGGTCATGGATAATCATGATGTGCACAAAGTTACCATTCTTAATCTTCCTGGAGAGTTTGCATCTTTGAATGAAACCCAAAATAGCATTGCACATGAAAGTCatttacaagaaaatttaatttcaccAGAACAGGTTATTGACGGTGAAACCTCATCTGGTGAGATATGTATGCCAATATTGCCATGGATAAATGGAGATGGGACTATGAATAAGGTTGTCTACAATGGACTTGTACGTCGTGTTCTTGGTACTGTGATGCAAAATCCTGGTATAACAGAGGTATGCTGCCTTTTCAAATGTACAACATTTCATTCATTATCAGACGTACTCTTTCCAGCATAGAAtgttattctaaaaaataaatataaacaataagcAGTGAATGTTGCTGATGCTTTGGTAATATCATAATGTCATCAAAATTTTAAGGTTCAAGTATGATCCAATACCTCTTGTGATGTAAATTTAGCCGTGTGCTATAACTGTCAGCAAAAATACCtagaaaatttaatatatatggaGTTTGCTTCTCAAAGTAACTTTTGATTTTGTCAACTTGCATGTATTTGTACTTTATGcaaatttgtttaatttcaatataaCTCATAAAATGTTGGATATCCGTTTTATGTCTTACATTTCAGTTCAAACTCAAGTATTGGTTTTAAATTGTTGGACAACCAAGTTTCATTTTTATGAGATGTTAGTGAAATTTTTGAgactattatttgtttttggtctGTTTGCTGCAAGCTTGAACAAGTTGCTCCTTTCAGAGATTGTTCATCAAggttttattttctaacatgtGCCGTAGGGACACATGTTAAACCCAACAAATGGTGGCTCTTTACTTCAATCAAGAAACATCTGAATGCATTATTGCGGATTATTGGAATTTAAACCTTTCATTTACTTTCATTAACATGTGCCCTTGAAGCACATGTTAGAATTTGAAAGACTCATTTCTCTTCACTTTCTCTCACTTTTGTCGTAATTATTTTGGCAGGAGAATATTATACTCCATGTTGATGTATTAAATCCCCAGGTATGCTATTGTATTTGTTATCgctaaagttttttattatgttcTCTGATTTCTAAAATGTCCCATGTCAGGTTAAGAATTGTCCCCCCATCTGTAATTGATGAAATGGActctttgattttaaaaaaactctctaCAGATTTATCTTCTGCTAGGATCAGTATTTATGCACTCACAGCTTTGCTGcagcgccccccccccccccccccactatTCCTCTATGTAACTAGGCTCATTGGAAGGTCTTGaaaatcatacgattttacAAACTCTAAACAgcaagtaacaacaacaacaataataatatattcatGTAATTATGCTAGGAATTAATCATTTTTCTAGCAACTATTGTaaccaattaattttattgttagccgaagatatataatttaatcatgCTTGTGTTTATGAACTGATATTGTGCTCATGCAAAAGAAAGCTTGGCTACacttaatcaaaaaaaaaaaaataattgttccaTGCAGATGAACATTCTTGGGTATATCAGGTAAATCTACGGTATAAGGTTTAATCAAAGTAGAATTAGATTAGGACTTTCACAACACCAAGGTTATATCAGATCATGCAACTCATGCCTCTGAACCATGTTTGGATTATAGGAAAAGGATAGAAAGAggaagcagttttttttttgggactgGCAGCATATAAGTCTAAAATAGTCCAAATGTCCTATTAATTACTGATTCAATAACCTATTTTACCAAGATCTCAACCATGATTTTTAGCGtgttttgaattgttaatactgttttgaattgtaaaatcttatgattttacgattcgatgaacttttttttaataaccatGCTTCTAAGAACATGAAAGTGTGTCTCAATACCATCTAATATTGCTCAGGAACATGTTTTCCTTATTTAGCATCAGTATGTCAAGATGACATACTTTTAGCTTCCATAATCTTTTTTGGGGGGAGAACGCAGTATGCATATACTAGCATGTTCAGGCCTTGTGTTGTTTTAGCCTTAGCCTAATGAAATTGCTAGCaaagaaagaatgaaataaattttgtacTAATGTCCTCCGTAACTTTTCCATGTGTAAATCATAGCTGAAGCGaacatttaattattgttctgTAATATATATGTTTGCTCATATTTGATGGGGTCAGTCGTGTAATGATTGTTGAAGTTGGATTTGTCAAAGGTAAATGGCCTTGTTTTCCCCCCTTCATATGTTGCCGTTATAAGAGGGTTGGACCTGACAGATAATTCTGAAATGTAACTTGTCATCATGAACGCatcatttctattattttgaccCAATTCCATTATGAACATGAATATATACAACTATTTGGTGAAATATTTTTGTGCGATATATGCATCATTGATGTTGtgtatttctaattgtttttgtaGAGTTGTAGAAATCTACTGGAGTTAATGATTTTGGATAAACACCTCATTGTGAGGAAGATGCACCAGTCTACATCAAGTGCCCCCCCTGCCTTACTGAGAACTCTCCTTGGGAATAGATTCAGAGAACCAAAGTTGGTATACCGCGAGCATTTCTTTGCCAATTCTATGAGTGCAGCCCTGCTGTAGAGCAGCTTCATGTATTGTTTTTCAGTATTTTAGGGAGCAGCCTCCAGTTTTCTTTCGAGAGGCACCAAACTAGATGGGTGTAGGTAATGGTATATAAAGTTTCACTACACAGGATCTGTAATTTAAGGATTATATCTTGTGGTGAAATTGCAAATATCTGTACAGTATGCTGTTTTTAGGTGTTTTATACGGCTCTGGATTCCAGCAATCATTCCTCTATGCGGAAACGACATGAAGTAAAGAACCAAAGATTATTAGCCAAGGTCTTCGCCTTCGCATGGCTGAATGCCTGATTGCTTGCCGGGGGGTGCACAATTATCAAGTGTGGTCCATCCAGCTTCCTTTCGTTATTGACAGCCACCCAAATCTCTTGCAGATTATCTACGTGTGGCAATCACAACCCAGCAAGTTAGTAAAGTGAATAGTTTGTCTTTGCTGCTTTAGATTGTAGAGATTTGCAGTGGTTGGCTGGGAAGCTTAATCTGACACGATGAAACCTATGCTCAAAGTGGTTAACCTGCATGAACTCTACTTGTAATGATTGCAATTATTGTTTCCTGAACTGCAGTTTCGGGAATTGAATTTTGATGGGTATATAGAGGATATTTCAatccttatattattaaattttatttgggtttatttgttgagattgatttaattattactGAGTATTTTATTTAGTAGGTTATAAACTTAATCATTTGTTTTAGTTAAAGGTTTTAATATttgtatgataatttattttcctctcaTCTTCAGCTATTTTCTTTCACTTCTTCTGCCCATTTCTTTTAATTCGGCTTTTTAATTCGCTTATTCTTTTTCATCTCGGATTAGCTTTGGTACTATAGCATaggtttttaattgtttttacaattaaataatCTATGAACTTGTTTGTATtctcaaaaattcaaaacatatctAAAACCCTAGATTTGTGAGAGTTCTCATCAAATGTGTCTTctgcctttctttttttagggaaaaaaaacacccaGCTTCAGAACCAAAATTTGTAGAAAGATCAAAACTTTTGAAGGCCTACGAAAGAAACCACCGAATGGTTTTGTCTCCGAGCATTAGGCTTGTTGCTTGGCTTGCCGCGCCGTTCTCTCTCCGTTGACCACCTCGAAGATTCTGCCAAATCTGTACACGTCTTATTTCCTACCAATTCATTTGCCAGTATGGGAGTTATAGCCAAATATTTTGAGTGAGAAATATTTTTGGGAATTGAACAGGGAAAGTCTTTTTGCCAGTTATACTTTTATTTCTAATTGTCTTtcatattgattaaaaaaaaaaaggagaaaaaatcgtgaaataaaagtgaaaattgaaaaaagaaggaatgaaAAAGAGTATGTGACGGTAGAGATAAAAAGcgagtaacaaaaaaaatgaaaagaagaaaagaaaagtgattGAAGTCATCGTCAACAACTTGAATGATCCGAAAATATTCATCCAcgattaaattcaataatttaaattttggtcAGGAAAGTACTTtactctttaattaattaaattttatttatttaatattacacTTATTATTCAACTTATTATTGATAGTGCCTGTTATACCCggaaaaaaatccaatcttgtaaacttttttattatatttttatctatcaacAAAATTTCATCATTGGTATTTATAACATTCACTCCTCTTTGTTAATTGTGATTCTATGCTAAACTTGTGGGATGTTGAAATTTGTATTTGATCTAATCATTTGCACTCAAGGATTTAACATGCTTAAGAATTTCCTAATGTATTatgttcttaaataatatctatattaaaaaaaatagaattagcTTTATTTTTGCAATGTGATTTTACTTGCAAGAATTGTatgtaatcttaattttatttctaaaataatgtTGGAAGCATTTGTGTATTACTCATCTAATGTCTAACTCTGTATCTATAAATACCAAACCCAAGCCTTAATGATGTCTTAAAGGACATTCAAGGAGAACTATAACTTATGCAAACTTAAATGATCAATTTGTCTAAAAGAGTGGAACCATTAGAGATTTTTTAAATGAGGCACTTAAATAGCATAAAAATTTACTGCAATAACCATTAAAAGCAAGTTGATCGAAGACACCATCGATATGAATATCATTTAGGTTACTCTAACTAGTATAACCCTAATGAGCGAGTTGAGACCTAATAAAATAaaggtctttattttttacggTTATCATTACCCTTGGATTTTTAATAGGTGGATTAGTGGTAAGGATAACTTCTTTGATTGATACAACTTATCTGATAATAAGAGAGTAAGTTTTGTCAAGATGAAGCTCATTAGTGAAGCCTAGTTTTATCAGGAAAGTGTTGAGGATTGTTTAGAGATGAGAGATAAATCTTAAGAAACACTTGCCTCAATCttatagaaaaacaataataagagAGTCTGATGTGTTTACTTTAGTTGTAAAGGAAGTTTTATGAGACTCTCTAATGAAACTGTTTGAGGAGGTGAGTGTAGTGTTAAAAAAGTTTCTAGATAATTGTCCTCTGAAAATCCCAAATTCTTTGTCTCCAGTGTTTGACATCCAACATGTAATTTATTCTGAGTGACATATTGAGCTCCTTGATTCTTTATCCCCTACACGTGATGAGGAAAATGAAGATAATCATAATTTACTAGGTTGTGTCCAAACTATATCTATTAAGGCTTGGAATAGTCTCTGTTCCATTTCACAATCTCGATCATATAATGTTTATAGTTACAAATTTAGAAAGTCTATAGATTTACTTTCCATGTCTGCTCATATTAAGATGTCTTATCCAATTGAGTCTTTTGTATGTGGGTTCATAATTTGTATATTgagatcataaaataaattcaagaaagtAATGAACAATATAACTTTCAAGCTTATTTATATAAGTACCACGATGCACTTAATGTTAGAGATTATTTTATGATACAGATTAGACCTGAATGATATtctttataaacaaatcataaatttcaaGTGAGTAGTGCTAAACCATTTAAAGTGTCACAAATGATTGAATAAATAGTTATGTCATTAAATTGCTATCAAGCTTTGATAGTGAGTCTTGACAGATAAAAGCTTCTTAGTGCCAAGATTCCAGCATCCAGGACATACCAGGCTATAGAGGTTCTTGTCTAGCTTATTTCCCAGATAGACCAAGCTCCCATAAAAGAAAGGGGTATAGGCTTGTCATCCCTCTTAtgctttctctattttttctattaaaggAGGATAACAAGCAGGATGGCTCCATGTCCAGTCTAATATGAAAGACCTCGTTGTATATGAAACACAACCTATCCTTGATGCTATTTTTGATACCCCTACCTCATTATCCTTATTATTGGAAAAAAGAGAGCATATTAATGCTATTTTAAATGTACAAGTTGTTTTTACTAGGATGTTGAAATTCCGTAAATCCTATTTCATGGACTAGATGACCAGTTCAACcatatttttattggtcatcTAGATTGTCTTTGGACTCGTGAAATCAATCGATTAACTTTAGGTCAGCTCAcacataattaaattgaaaactcaAGTTAGGTAAGGAGCTGGATCGGGAGATTTCAAGATTGATTCGCTTGACCAAGTTTAATAACAGTGTCAAAAAAATATCCATGcttttgacattattttttacGTTTAAAAAAGTTTGATTCGATTTACTTAGAGCACAGGGCAATGACCTagtaattagaaataaaagggAGGATGACATTATGCATATGAGAGGATATCAACCCGGGATGCTCATTCAAGAATTGCAAGTTTTGTGGGCACCTTTCCTTATTGTTAATATCACTGAAGAGTTGGTTTGCCCTACATTGTAATTTAGTTGTAGGGATTAGTCTCCCACACCAATAGTCTGATTTTACTCAAATCAATGCTTTCAGATGCCGAGAGAAGCATTTATGCTGCTTTTGGATGATGGgtttgtagttgttttttatcaaattaaaaagctGTCTTTCCTACCTTTTTGCGCAAACACAAAAATCTCTAAGGTTCTTTATATATCAatagatttttaattagatcCGTAGttaacataattatattataaaaaattaacataactaTAAATTAATCATGTAAAATCTTGTGAATTTCtacaaaatcatcaaattccTTAACATCCCCTCCTTTTACTTCACatgaaacaaatattataagcttgtatgtgtgtgtgtgtgtctaacCTAATCAAGATGAAAAATAGATAGTGACTTTAAATAGATGTGACTTTAATTATGATTGCTTTTATAAGTTGAGactttttaagatttttcttgTAAATCTAAGTGTTTTTATGGTTAATGGGCTAGGGGATTCACCTATacctaaattaactttaactctttaagaattagttttttttttaactttcaagtCTTTATAGTAATCTTAAATCTTAACTAAGTTTGCACCCAATTTTGATTTAgactattaatttttattcactTCACTTGAGTTTCTAGATTTTACTAGATTTGGGGCACACGATCCATCACAGGCCAATAAAAATTTTTTGACGTAAAACAAatgctaagaaaaaaatttgagaccCGAGTCATTGATTTAAttggtaatttaaataatatgaataaaaaagtaaataaactataataaataaactaacaaaaaaatgcaatagaaaaaaggtaaaaaggACCAGACCCAAGCCCATTCAGcgtataaaacaaaaatcaatgttgaagggcaaaactaatattttttcttaaaaaagcaataaaaaaacccattaaatcaggttaactcgCAAAATCTGTGACCATAgctataaaattgagataatctcatagaaaaaagtaagaaaaaatttcaaaaatcaatttataataattcaaatgagaacatgataactccatagaaagaaaaatgaaaaagaaaaagttaaaactcaatctctagcaaataaaatgttatgggttgaaaatcaagaaaatatatataattaaaaaacaggtCCAAAAAACTCGATTTGAGCCCACCCGGGTCAAGACGCAAAATCTTTGACCCAATTATGATAGCAAGGCAACCACatttgaaatcaaattgaataaaatcatgaagctcaattatgacaacccaatgttgaaggacgtaaataaaagatcaatttctaacaaataaaatgtgaaatgataaaattgagataaataaatttaaaaagaaaaaaaaagatattcatgtgctgcaatatttttaaagaagtaagaaaaatttaagattaaggTAATTGAAAGAGATTGTCGTACTCTCAGATTGGCAACACagaatgcaaaacaaaaaaaatactataaagcGAATATCACATGCTTATATCTAatcaattgatttaatttaattgaaaaaacaaaaatccttttagaaaagctaaatttaacaaagacacaaaaaaaagaccaaggcaacccgtgttttttttatatatataaaaactaaaaaatcccaCAGAAgcgaaaaa is part of the Populus nigra chromosome 8, ddPopNigr1.1, whole genome shotgun sequence genome and harbors:
- the LOC133702082 gene encoding uncharacterized protein LOC133702082 isoform X4, with product MPVLLRSLKLKLTGSFCFWQVECCLRLLQEFSPNNFEPKTRGCGEDCDNKVLVKFGKMIQQTDQLVELSLDQQIYDLIDAAGSKGATFREVGRRLGLDKKRNYPRFENMLSMFGMHRQAEINKRTPEYRVWTAGNSNSDTPIAVLCKSKAVLGDNNISDLNTSNVDVPVRSDVGLLEHGNSTLGIYSASSGKLNEEIDTDVYSGSPEDGKTNHMQLCPGNVPDSLNRPRSTASNAEIYIESMQMEPDGASSVKTAPTLLTPHHSGSSQTYPHMPLTADSAFREKKILEWLQDKIFILKPEIHKWLKSLEDKGTTIDRKTVDRILYKLERQGHCKLQHINVPAVTNCARDRTILVVLHPSVQGFPPELMGEIHDRVRVFEKQSRGEGSSRLKIKESVPVLNSVTRTQMHVGSEEKTAKWEAMRANGFVLAKMGRARLLHTFLWNHLSSLPEWNGDLSSGAYSYAYKLFELESVIDAIPIELFLQVAGSAQKYDDMIEKCKRGLRLSDLPIEEYRNLLDSRATNRLSLIIDILRRLKLIRLVRDGHSEDGVKAPHARSRHAMELKPYVEEPLSIVAVSNLRCLDLRPRIRHDFFLLNREAVDEYWKTLEYCYAAAHQIAAKHAFPGSVVPEVFHHRSWASVRIMSSDQRAELLKRIMMDDQSKTLSYKDCEKIAKDLNLTLQQVLRVYYDKHHRRLNRFQGVKNASEECQLPQKIQPSSSKKRKKPLGSSSTKRGRGDNINAQLDRQRLNKLPDAADQFTVEKDLSSSEHEHLPELQDDDHLDILEGPGLSEDEECPSVINHCAFSKMKPTRRSRFPWTDEADRQLVIQYARHRAVLGPKFHRVDWNALRDLPAEPGICSRRMSSLFRQNTKFRPAVMKLCTMLGERYAKHLERTQNRFLNKNDCRGLLRCSASEGLHGKFSNAVECDEEAGCEEACWDDFKEKSIRKALEDVFHYKQVSKLDISKRVGSGSEEWCDLNTNVERHNRMESETVLSNTPKKDMQKLGIGKRKDSAQRSRQYHLHQKFTKLLDEGTSVRRQVHKSLAISNAVELLKLVFLSTSTAPELQNLLAETLRRYSEHDLFAAFSYLRVKKILIGGSGGQPYVLSQQFLTSVSKSPFPSNAGKRAAKLSSWLHEREKDLVEGGVDLTADLQCGDIFQLFAQVSSGELSISPCMPVEGVGETEDLRSLKHKNKEDEFCDCDRGKKLKSLADSELFSRREKGFPGIVVSLHRAAMQTINSLDLLKDGETCSGELRWNDMLNSGLGQEISWNTSCHNNGQEILNFGSTIPTAAWPSMAPWEAMTCYLEYLVPKPYDRNQMNPDVFRTIYAAIQKAGDQGLSMEEISQVTGENMHIQIIDVLQTFGRVLKVNAYESVRLVDALYRSKYFLTSVAGSRQDLTAHSVTKSLESIDDGHLTLQPENYVVATSSQREVVMDNHDVHKVTILNLPGEFASLNETQNSIAHESHLQENLISPEQVIDGETSSGEICMPILPWINGDGTMNKVVYNGLVRRVLGTVMQNPGITEENIILHVDVLNPQSCRNLLELMILDKHLIVRKMHQSTSSAPPALLRTLLGNRFREPKLVYREHFFANSMSAALL